One Cotesia glomerata isolate CgM1 linkage group LG8, MPM_Cglom_v2.3, whole genome shotgun sequence genomic window carries:
- the LOC123270987 gene encoding uncharacterized protein LOC123270987, with protein MGSRLRKAKKENSGIGGKGAGKLTDKVITQLSAYYRLAIRLHPESVEDMKREIWATYLHKISTDKKPQHMNCPSGPDSWCKWQKAAAEGTEDDFHHENPPLTDKVLKVMKPIYECLSDDSLLERCLGSETQNNNESLNSLIWTFAPKHIHAGSQTIEIANCLAVCIFNEGFYPILQIMSLMGIKIGLESHEFAVRRNAVRIERSEVRASDASKEERTARYIERNAENSQNEVEKGPMYEAGMAD; from the coding sequence ATGGGATCGCGTCTCCGGAaggcaaaaaaagaaaatagtgGAATTGGTGGTAAGGGTGCTGGTAAATTGACTGATAAAGTAATCACTCAGTTGTCTGCGTACTACAGATTAGCTATCCGTCTACATCCTGAATCCGTTGAAGATATGAAACGAGAAATATGGGCCACGTACTTGCATAAAATTTCAACTGATAAGAAGCCTCAGCACATGAATTGCCCTTCTGGACCAGACAGCTGGTGCAAGTGGCAGAAAGCAGCGGCCGAAGGAACTGAGGATGACTTTCACCATGAAAATCCACCTCTAACTGATAaggttttaaaagttatgaaaccTATTTACGAATGCTTATCAGATGATTCTTTATTAGAACGTTGCTTGGGCAgcgaaactcaaaataacaacGAGTCACTTAACTCTTTAATATGGACATTTGCACCCAAACATATCCATGCCGGGTCCCAGACAATTGAGATTGCTAATTGTTTAGCAGTTTGCATTTTCAATGAAGGCTTTTATcctattttacaaataatgagTCTAATGGGAATAAAAATAGGTCTGGAATCCCATGAGTTTGCTGTTAGGCGCAACGCAGTAAGGATTGAACGGTCTGAGGTTCGAGCTTCAGATGCTTCAAAAGAGGAAAGAACTGCTCGTTATATAGAAAGAAATGCTGAAAACAGTCAAAATGAAGTAGAGAAAGGCCCAATGTATGAAGCTGGGATGGCTGATTAA